The Lates calcarifer isolate ASB-BC8 unplaced genomic scaffold, TLL_Latcal_v3 _unitig_647_quiver_1971, whole genome shotgun sequence genome has a window encoding:
- the LOC108879387 gene encoding von Willebrand factor A domain-containing protein 5A isoform X7 has protein sequence MSCCGLLTVQKQPVPLKSIEVQLEVRDHVATVVSTLNYENKEDKPLEAVFVFPLPGDAAVCHFSATIGQTQIIAEVKEKQQAREEYDDALSSGQQAFLLEESEQSPDIFSLSVGSLPPGESASIRLEYVIELAVQADDGLRFCLPAVLNPRYEPQGSEGASVQVTSVPASLVPYSLSFSARVSSPRPVSKVESSCSLDPLQYLNTEQTQATVKLAAGHKFDRDVELLIYYKDAHQPTAVVEAGQASAKPGTLMGDPVVMLSLYPEFPQSVMSSVSSCGEFVFLMDRSGSMGSRMNNSESHQTRISSARDTLLLLLKSLPMGCYFNIYSFGSSYEHIFPKSVEYSQETMEEALKKVEVMDANLGGTEILEPLKHIYSQPCIPSQPRQLFVFTDGEVCNTKDVINLVKKNSGSHRCFSFGIGEGSSSALINGLAKEGGGHAQFITGTDRMQPKVMQSLRFALQPAVVDISVTWDLPKGVSVTALSPPITTLFQGQRSLIYAQLTGQSSDAAEGCVTVKYSLAGHPSQNQLHFSLKPEEDTGLTVHRLGARTLIRSLEMEEREHRGQQDGGVKEKVVELSVQSGVSSSFTAFIAVNKGNNKPIEGPLVHRDVPVPMIGICQGRRVQRSLPAFGAPMALRKASPACGTFFATRSYMGAVHGFGTPVSLDLTCNIKSAMKRPPDAPLLHDAPASVNYSNAGDTEGTIIKQPSRDPLLQLVSLQKASGCWVLDPALAAALGKTSEEVEKPKPASVNQEVWATILALIWLHGFKMDAKEEWELLAMKAVSWFRAQNAPCVAECVEAGNTLLGCAVQRDVLGL, from the exons CTAACTGTCCAGAAGCAACCAG TTCCTCTGAAGAGCATTGAGGTGCAGCTGGAAGTGAGAGACCATGTGGCTACAGTGGTCTCCACTCTGAACTATGAGAACAAGGAGGACAAACCACTAGAGGCTGTCTTTGTCTTCCCTCTGCCTGGAGATGCAGCTGTCTGTCATTTCAGTGCTACGATTGGACAGACACAGATTATAGCTgaggtgaaggagaaacagCAG GCTCGGGAGGAGTATGATGACGCGCTGAGCTCCGGTCAGCAGGCCTTCCTATTGGAGGAGAGTGAGCAGAGTCCAGATATATTCTCTCTGAGTGTGGGCAGTCTGCCTCCAGGAGAGAGCGCCTCCATCAGGCTGGAGTACGTCATTGAGCTGGCTGTGCAGGCTGATGACGGGCTGAGgttctgtctgcctgctgtgcTCAACCCTCGCTATGAACCACAGG GTAGTGAAGGTGCCAGTGTTCAGGTGACTTCTGTTCCAGCCTCTCTGGTTCCCTacagtctgtctttttctgcccGAGTGTCCTCTCCTCGTCCAGTCTCTAAAGTAGAGTCCAGCTGTTCCCTGGACCCTCTGCAGTACCTCAACACAGAGCAGACCCAGGCCACG GTCAAGTTGGCTGCAGGACACAAGTTTGACAGGGATGTTGAACTGCTGATTTATTACAAAGATGCCCACCAGCCCACTGCTGTGGTGGAGGCAGGACAGGCCTCTGCAAAGCCTG GCACTCTGATGGGTGATCCAGTAGTGATGCTGAGCCTGTACCCTGAGTTCCCTCAGTCTGTGATGTCTTCAGTTTCCTCATGTGGAGAGTTTGTGTTCTTGATGGATCGATCTGGGAGTATGGGTTCGCGTATGAACAACAGCGAGAGTCACCAGACTCGCATTAGCAGTGCCAGg GATACTCTACTGCTCCTGTTGAAGAGCTTACCAATGGGCTGCTATTTCAACATCTACAGTTTTGGGTCCAGTTATGAACACATCTTCCC TAAGAGTGTGGAGTACAGCCAGGAGACCATGGAGGAGGCTCTGAAGAAAGTTGAGGTGATGGATGCTAATCTGGGAGGAACAGAGATTCTTGAGCCCCTCAAGCATATTTACAGCCAGCCCTGCATTCCCAGCCAGCCCAGACAA CTGTTTGTCTTTACTGATGGAGAGGTGTGCAACACCAAAGACGTGATAAATCTGGTGAAGAAGAATTCAGGTTCTCACag GTGTTTCTCCTTTGGGATTGGAGAAGGATCCAGCTCTGCTCTTATCAATGGGTTGGCCAAGGAAGGAGGAGGTCACGCTCAGTTCATCACAGGGACTGACAGGATGCAACCTAAA GTGATGCAGTCACTGAGATTTGCTCTGCAGCCAGCAGTGGTGGACATCTCAGTTACCTGGGATTTACCAAAGGGAgtgtctgtcactgctctctctccaccaATCACAACACTTttccagggtcaaaggtcactgattTATGCCCAGCTCACTGGACAG AGTTCAGATGCAGCAGAGGGCTGTGTGACGGTGAAGTACAGCCTGGCAGGTCATCCCTCTCAGAACCAGCTCCACTTCAGTCTCAAACCTGAGGAGGACACGGG actAACAGTCCACAGGTTGGGTGCTCGGACTCTGATTCGCTCcctggagatggaggagagagagcacagaggacaGCAAGATGGAGGAGTGAAGGAGAAGGTGGTGGAGCTCAGTGTCCAATCAGGAGTGAGCAGCTCCTTCACTGCTTTCATTGCTGTCAACAAAGGCAACAACAAGCCGATTGAAGGACCTCTGGTGCACAGAGATGTTCCAGTACCCA TGATAGGAATCTGTCAAGGCAGGCGTGTGCAAAGATCATTACCGGCATTTGGTGCTC cTATGGCCCTAAGGAAGGCCTCTCCAGCCTGTGGGACAT TTTTTGCCACCCGTTCATACATGGGTGCTGTGCACGGCTTTGGTACTCCGGTCAGTTTGGATTTGACAT gtaataTAAAAAGTGCCATGAAACGACCACCTGATGCTCCATTGCTCCATGATGCTCCAGCCAGTGTGAACT ACTCAAATGCTGGAGATACTGAAGGCACCATAATCAAGCAGCCATCCAGAGACCCTTTGCTGCAGTTGGTCTCCCTCCAGAAGGCGTCTGGCTGCTGGGTGCTGGATCCAGCTCTGGCTGCTGCACTGGGAAAGACCAGCGAGGAGGTGGAGAAACCAAAACCTGCATCG GTGAACCAGGAAGTGTGGGCCACCATTCTGGCTCTGATCTGGCTTCATGGTTTCAAGATGGATGCTAAGGAAGAGTGGGAGCTTCTGGCTATGAAGGCTGTGTCATGGTTCCGTGCTCAGAATg caCCATGTGTGGCAGAGTGTGTGGAAGCTGGAAATACACTGTTAGGTTGTGCGGTGCAGAGAGATGTCCTGGGGCTCTGA
- the LOC108879387 gene encoding von Willebrand factor A domain-containing protein 5A isoform X8 has translation MSCCGLLTVQKQPVPLKSIEVQLEVRDHVATVVSTLNYENKEDKPLEAVFVFPLPGDAAVCHFSATIGQTQIIAEVKEKQQAREEYDDALSSGQQAFLLEESEQSPDIFSLSVGSLPPGESASIRLEYVIELAVQADDGLRFCLPAVLNPRYEPQGSEGASVQVTSVPASLVPYSLSFSARVSSPRPVSKVESSCSLDPLQYLNTEQTQATVKLAAGHKFDRDVELLIYYKDAHQPTAVVEAGQASAKPGTLMGDPVVMLSLYPEFPQSVMSSVSSCGEFVFLMDRSGSMGSRMNNSESHQTRISSARDTLLLLLKSLPMGCYFNIYSFGSSYEHIFPKSVEYSQETMEEALKKVEVMDANLGGTEILEPLKHIYSQPCIPSQPRQLFVFTDGEVCNTKDVINLVKKNSGSHRCFSFGIGEGSSSALINGLAKEGGGHAQFITGTDRMQPKVMQSLRFALQPAVVDISVTWDLPKGVSVTALSPPITTLFQGQRSLIYAQLTGQSSDAAEGCVTVKYSLAGHPSQNQLHFSLKPEEDTGLTVHRLGARTLIRSLEMEEREHRGQQDGGVKEKVVELSVQSGVSSSFTAFIAVNKGNNKPIEGPLVHRDVPVPMIGICQGRRVQRSLPAFGAPMALRKASPACGTFFATRSYMGAVHGFGTPVSLDLTCNIKSAMKRPPDAPLLHDAPASVNYSNAGDTEGTIIKQPSRDPLLQLVSLQKASGCWVLDPALAAALGKTSEEVEKPKPASVNQEVWATILALIWLHGFKMDAKEEWELLAMKAVSWFRAQNAPCVAECVEAGNTLLGCAVQRDVLGL, from the exons CTAACTGTCCAGAAGCAACCAG TTCCTCTGAAGAGCATTGAGGTGCAGCTGGAAGTGAGAGACCATGTGGCTACAGTGGTCTCCACTCTGAACTATGAGAACAAGGAGGACAAACCACTAGAGGCTGTCTTTGTCTTCCCTCTGCCTGGAGATGCAGCTGTCTGTCATTTCAGTGCTACGATTGGACAGACACAGATTATAGCTgaggtgaaggagaaacagCAG GCTCGGGAGGAGTATGATGACGCGCTGAGCTCCGGTCAGCAGGCCTTCCTATTGGAGGAGAGTGAGCAGAGTCCAGATATATTCTCTCTGAGTGTGGGCAGTCTGCCTCCAGGAGAGAGCGCCTCCATCAGGCTGGAGTACGTCATTGAGCTGGCTGTGCAGGCTGATGACGGGCTGAGgttctgtctgcctgctgtgcTCAACCCTCGCTATGAACCACAGG GTAGTGAAGGTGCCAGTGTTCAGGTGACTTCTGTTCCAGCCTCTCTGGTTCCCTacagtctgtctttttctgcccGAGTGTCCTCTCCTCGTCCAGTCTCTAAAGTAGAGTCCAGCTGTTCCCTGGACCCTCTGCAGTACCTCAACACAGAGCAGACCCAGGCCACG GTCAAGTTGGCTGCAGGACACAAGTTTGACAGGGATGTTGAACTGCTGATTTATTACAAAGATGCCCACCAGCCCACTGCTGTGGTGGAGGCAGGACAGGCCTCTGCAAAGCCTG GCACTCTGATGGGTGATCCAGTAGTGATGCTGAGCCTGTACCCTGAGTTCCCTCAGTCTGTGATGTCTTCAGTTTCCTCATGTGGAGAGTTTGTGTTCTTGATGGATCGATCTGGGAGTATGGGTTCGCGTATGAACAACAGCGAGAGTCACCAGACTCGCATTAGCAGTGCCAGg GATACTCTACTGCTCCTGTTGAAGAGCTTACCAATGGGCTGCTATTTCAACATCTACAGTTTTGGGTCCAGTTATGAACACATCTTCCC TAAGAGTGTGGAGTACAGCCAGGAGACCATGGAGGAGGCTCTGAAGAAAGTTGAGGTGATGGATGCTAATCTGGGAGGAACAGAGATTCTTGAGCCCCTCAAGCATATTTACAGCCAGCCCTGCATTCCCAGCCAGCCCAGACAA CTGTTTGTCTTTACTGATGGAGAGGTGTGCAACACCAAAGACGTGATAAATCTGGTGAAGAAGAATTCAGGTTCTCACag GTGTTTCTCCTTTGGGATTGGAGAAGGATCCAGCTCTGCTCTTATCAATGGGTTGGCCAAGGAAGGAGGAGGTCACGCTCAGTTCATCACAGGGACTGACAGGATGCAACCTAAA GTGATGCAGTCACTGAGATTTGCTCTGCAGCCAGCAGTGGTGGACATCTCAGTTACCTGGGATTTACCAAAGGGAgtgtctgtcactgctctctctccaccaATCACAACACTTttccagggtcaaaggtcactgattTATGCCCAGCTCACTGGACAG AGTTCAGATGCAGCAGAGGGCTGTGTGACGGTGAAGTACAGCCTGGCAGGTCATCCCTCTCAGAACCAGCTCCACTTCAGTCTCAAACCTGAGGAGGACACGGG actAACAGTCCACAGGTTGGGTGCTCGGACTCTGATTCGCTCcctggagatggaggagagagagcacagaggacaGCAAGATGGAGGAGTGAAGGAGAAGGTGGTGGAGCTCAGTGTCCAATCAGGAGTGAGCAGCTCCTTCACTGCTTTCATTGCTGTCAACAAAGGCAACAACAAGCCGATTGAAGGACCTCTGGTGCACAGAGATGTTCCAGTACCCA TGATAGGAATCTGTCAAGGCAGGCGTGTGCAAAGATCATTACCGGCATTTGGTGCTC cTATGGCCCTAAGGAAGGCCTCTCCAGCCTGTGGGACAT TTTTTGCCACCCGTTCATACATGGGTGCTGTGCACGGCTTTGGTACTCCGGTCAGTTTGGATTTGACAT gtaataTAAAAAGTGCCATGAAACGACCACCTGATGCTCCATTGCTCCATGATGCTCCAGCCAGTGTGAACT ACTCAAATGCTGGAGATACTGAAGGCACCATAATCAAGCAGCCATCCAGAGACCCTTTGCTGCAGTTGGTCTCCCTCCAGAAGGCGTCTGGCTGCTGGGTGCTGGATCCAGCTCTGGCTGCTGCACTGGGAAAGACCAGCGAGGAGGTGGAGAAACCAAAACCTGCATCG GTGAACCAGGAAGTGTGGGCCACCATTCTGGCTCTGATCTGGCTTCATGGTTTCAAGATGGATGCTAAGGAAGAGTGGGAGCTTCTGGCTATGAAGGCTGTGTCATGGTTCCGTGCTCAGAATg
- the LOC108879387 gene encoding von Willebrand factor A domain-containing protein 5A isoform X9, producing the protein MSCCGLLTVQKQPVPLKSIEVQLEVRDHVATVVSTLNYENKEDKPLEAVFVFPLPGDAAVCHFSATIGQTQIIAEVKEKQQAREEYDDALSSGQQAFLLEESEQSPDIFSLSVGSLPPGESASIRLEYVIELAVQADDGLRFCLPAVLNPRYEPQGSEGASVQVTSVPASLVPYSLSFSARVSSPRPVSKVESSCSLDPLQYLNTEQTQATVKLAAGHKFDRDVELLIYYKDAHQPTAVVEAGQASAKPGTLMGDPVVMLSLYPEFPQSVMSSVSSCGEFVFLMDRSGSMGSRMNNSESHQTRISSARDTLLLLLKSLPMGCYFNIYSFGSSYEHIFPKSVEYSQETMEEALKKVEVMDANLGGTEILEPLKHIYSQPCIPSQPRQLFVFTDGEVCNTKDVINLVKKNSGSHRCFSFGIGEGSSSALINGLAKEGGGHAQFITGTDRMQPKVMQSLRFALQPAVVDISVTWDLPKGVSVTALSPPITTLFQGQRSLIYAQLTGQSSDAAEGCVTVKYSLAGHPSQNQLHFSLKPEEDTGLTVHRLGARTLIRSLEMEEREHRGQQDGGVKEKVVELSVQSGVSSSFTAFIAVNKGNNKPIEGPLVHRDVPVPMIGICQGRRVQRSLPAFGAPMALRKASPACGTFFATRSYMGAVHGFGTPVSLDLTCNIKSAMKRPPDAPLLHDAPASVNYSNAGDTEGTIIKQPSRDPLLQLVSLQKASGCWVLDPALAAALGKTSEEVEKPKPASVNQEVWATILALIWLHGFKMNAKEEWELLANKAVSWLCAQNAPCVAECVEAGNTLLGCAVQRDVLGL; encoded by the exons CTAACTGTCCAGAAGCAACCAG TTCCTCTGAAGAGCATTGAGGTGCAGCTGGAAGTGAGAGACCATGTGGCTACAGTGGTCTCCACTCTGAACTATGAGAACAAGGAGGACAAACCACTAGAGGCTGTCTTTGTCTTCCCTCTGCCTGGAGATGCAGCTGTCTGTCATTTCAGTGCTACGATTGGACAGACACAGATTATAGCTgaggtgaaggagaaacagCAG GCTCGGGAGGAGTATGATGACGCGCTGAGCTCCGGTCAGCAGGCCTTCCTATTGGAGGAGAGTGAGCAGAGTCCAGATATATTCTCTCTGAGTGTGGGCAGTCTGCCTCCAGGAGAGAGCGCCTCCATCAGGCTGGAGTACGTCATTGAGCTGGCTGTGCAGGCTGATGACGGGCTGAGgttctgtctgcctgctgtgcTCAACCCTCGCTATGAACCACAGG GTAGTGAAGGTGCCAGTGTTCAGGTGACTTCTGTTCCAGCCTCTCTGGTTCCCTacagtctgtctttttctgcccGAGTGTCCTCTCCTCGTCCAGTCTCTAAAGTAGAGTCCAGCTGTTCCCTGGACCCTCTGCAGTACCTCAACACAGAGCAGACCCAGGCCACG GTCAAGTTGGCTGCAGGACACAAGTTTGACAGGGATGTTGAACTGCTGATTTATTACAAAGATGCCCACCAGCCCACTGCTGTGGTGGAGGCAGGACAGGCCTCTGCAAAGCCTG GCACTCTGATGGGTGATCCAGTAGTGATGCTGAGCCTGTACCCTGAGTTCCCTCAGTCTGTGATGTCTTCAGTTTCCTCATGTGGAGAGTTTGTGTTCTTGATGGATCGATCTGGGAGTATGGGTTCGCGTATGAACAACAGCGAGAGTCACCAGACTCGCATTAGCAGTGCCAGg GATACTCTACTGCTCCTGTTGAAGAGCTTACCAATGGGCTGCTATTTCAACATCTACAGTTTTGGGTCCAGTTATGAACACATCTTCCC TAAGAGTGTGGAGTACAGCCAGGAGACCATGGAGGAGGCTCTGAAGAAAGTTGAGGTGATGGATGCTAATCTGGGAGGAACAGAGATTCTTGAGCCCCTCAAGCATATTTACAGCCAGCCCTGCATTCCCAGCCAGCCCAGACAA CTGTTTGTCTTTACTGATGGAGAGGTGTGCAACACCAAAGACGTGATAAATCTGGTGAAGAAGAATTCAGGTTCTCACag GTGTTTCTCCTTTGGGATTGGAGAAGGATCCAGCTCTGCTCTTATCAATGGGTTGGCCAAGGAAGGAGGAGGTCACGCTCAGTTCATCACAGGGACTGACAGGATGCAACCTAAA GTGATGCAGTCACTGAGATTTGCTCTGCAGCCAGCAGTGGTGGACATCTCAGTTACCTGGGATTTACCAAAGGGAgtgtctgtcactgctctctctccaccaATCACAACACTTttccagggtcaaaggtcactgattTATGCCCAGCTCACTGGACAG AGTTCAGATGCAGCAGAGGGCTGTGTGACGGTGAAGTACAGCCTGGCAGGTCATCCCTCTCAGAACCAGCTCCACTTCAGTCTCAAACCTGAGGAGGACACGGG actAACAGTCCACAGGTTGGGTGCTCGGACTCTGATTCGCTCcctggagatggaggagagagagcacagaggacaGCAAGATGGAGGAGTGAAGGAGAAGGTGGTGGAGCTCAGTGTCCAATCAGGAGTGAGCAGCTCCTTCACTGCTTTCATTGCTGTCAACAAAGGCAACAACAAGCCGATTGAAGGACCTCTGGTGCACAGAGATGTTCCAGTACCCA TGATAGGAATCTGTCAAGGCAGGCGTGTGCAAAGATCATTACCGGCATTTGGTGCTC cTATGGCCCTAAGGAAGGCCTCTCCAGCCTGTGGGACAT TTTTTGCCACCCGTTCATACATGGGTGCTGTGCACGGCTTTGGTACTCCGGTCAGTTTGGATTTGACAT gtaataTAAAAAGTGCCATGAAACGACCACCTGATGCTCCATTGCTCCATGATGCTCCAGCCAGTGTGAACT ACTCAAATGCTGGAGATACTGAAGGCACCATAATCAAGCAGCCATCCAGAGACCCTTTGCTGCAGTTGGTCTCCCTCCAGAAGGCGTCTGGCTGCTGGGTGCTGGATCCAGCTCTGGCTGCTGCACTGGGAAAGACCAGCGAGGAGGTGGAGAAACCAAAACCTGCATCG